The Gemmatimonadaceae bacterium genomic sequence CGCGAACTGCATGGAGTCGGGCACGAAGAGGAAGGTGTCGTGCCCCTCGCCCCGGGGCACCATGAGCAGGATCGCGTACGGTGACTCGACGCCGGTGAGGTACCAGAACGTCGGGTCCTGCTTCACCAGTCCGTCGCCCGGGTTGATCAGGTATTCTCCCGCAGCCACCACGACCGCATTTCCGACGCGTGCCGAGAGCGCGGCGCGGCGCGCGGTGTAGGCGTCGAGCGGAAAGGCGACGTCGCTCTGGGCCGCAGCCGACGGCGCGGTCGCCAGGGCCGCGACGAGCGCGATGCACCTCGCGAGCCGACCGCCGTGCCCTGCCTGACAGGATGAGTGCATATCTTTCCGTCCGTCGCTCCGTGTCACCGCACTGGTGTCCCACATCTTCCCCAACCTGCCGTGAGCGCCTGACGATGGCCAGAGGCGACGCATCGCTCGCCGCGTGAGCGTTCTTCTGCGCGACCGACTCGGCGATCCGCTGCCGCCTGACGTGCGGGCCACGCTCGCACCGCTCGAGCGCCTGCATTTCGAGATCGCGCTGCGCATGAACCGCGAGCCGATCAAGGGCTTCTGGACACAGGTGCAGCGTTGGTTCGGCGCACTCGCCGTCCGATTCCTCACGCGCAATCTGGTCCGGGAGCACGGCTTTGCCCACGTGGAAGCCGCGATCGAACGCGGACCTGTGCTCCTCGTGGCGAATCACCGGACCTACTTCGACATGTTCATCGTGTCGTCGCTGCTCCACCGCCGGTTGCGCCGCCGTCTTCGGCTCTACTTTCCCGTGGTTGGGCAGTACTACTACCAGTCGGTCGTCGGCATGGTGCTGAATCAGGTGGCGGCGTCGTGGTCGATGTTCCCGCCACTCTTTGCGCTGCCCACACACGGGGCGAGCGACCGGTATGCCCTCGACCTCCTCTGCGACCTCTGCGCACGCGGCCCGGGCACGGTGCTCGGCATCCACCCCGAAGGCGGCCGTAACCTGAACCCCGACCGGTACTCGTTCATGCGATTCCAGCCGGGTACGGGGCGCATCATCCATGCGGCGCGGCCGATCGTGGTGCCCGTGTTCATCGCGGGACTGAGCACGCACCTCGGCGAGCAGGTGCGCGGAAACTGGCGTGGCGGCGAGGATGTCCGCGTGTGGTTCGGGGCCCCGGTGGACCTCGACGCGCACCATGCCCTGCCGGGAAAGGGCAGCACCTACAAGGCGATCGTCGACGAGGTGATGGCCCACGTCCGCGGGCTGGCCGAGCAGGACCGCACGGCATACCACGCGACGGGCGGCTGACCTGCGAGGTCGCGCAGGCGCAGGCTCCGACTAACTCTTCCGTGCCTTGCGACGCGCCGCGTCCGTCTGGTACGCCACGTCGGGAGGCGGATCCCCCCGGGGCCAGTCCCGCTCTTTGCCGCGAAAGTCCGGACGCGAGTGCGAGTTGACGAACCGCGCCACATCAAACGCCTCCTGCTCCGTGAGTACCCCCGCCGAATCCTGCGGCATGCGAGCCTTGATGAAGGCAGCCGCCGTCCGCAGGCGCGCCATCCCGGCACCGATGTTGTAGGACTGAGCACCCCAGACCGGTGGCGCGAGCACCGTCCCCTCGCCGCGACCGCCGTGGCATCGCACACACCGCCCCTGGAACACCAGGCGTCCACGTGTCGAATCCGCCTCGAGCGGCGTGAGCGCGGGCGAGGCCTGGCCGTCCACCTCGGCCCCAACCGGATACCCGTTCGAGAGGAACGCCATGTACGCGACGATGTCGCGCATGTCGCGACTCTCCGCCACAAGCGGCGTGCCGTTCAGCGACCGCTTGAAGCAGTCGTTGATGCGATCTTCGATGATCATTGTGGTGCCGGCGCGCGAGCGATACTGCGGGAACCGCGCGTACACCCCGACCCACGGCAATGCGCCCTTCACTGTGCCGGCCTGCTGGTGACACGACGTACACGCCAGCTTGTTGCCCACATGGCGCGGCAGCGAATCTTTCGTGAACAGCATCATCGCGCGACCACGACGCACCGAGCGCAACACCACGGTGTCCCTGACCTCGGACTCCTGCGGAATGCGGAACGCCACGCGCCGCGTCGGCGAGGGATCGGGAAGGCTGGCGGTGTCCGCCGTGGTGGTTTCCGCCAAGGCGCGCGGCTCGACCTTGCACGCGGCCAGCAAAGCGAGCACGGCCACCAGGGCGACGGGTCGAGACGACAGGTGAGGTCGGTTCTTCACGAGACTGGACGGTGACGGGAGTGATCACCCACTATCTGCGTCAATACACAATCTGACAGGACACGCGTCGTGAGGCCAATGCGTCCTGGTGTGTTCGCCGCTGCCGTACATGGCCTCGCCACGCGAGGGCCAGTCTCCGCGCGACTCCTCGGGGTTCCCGCCCGCATCTACGACGTGACTGGGCCAAGCGAAGAGAGCTGCCCATCGTCACCGGGAAGCCCAGATAAACGACAGGGCGGGCCGGCGACCGTCCGCCGACCCGCCATACGCTCCGTCCCACCCCCCATCTAGAACCCGACGTTCAGGCCAACCGTAAACGCCACGTTGTGCGTGCGCTTGCTGCTGATGTTGAGGTTCGCCACGTCCTTCAGGTCGACCTTGCCGACGTAGTCCTTGGCCATCGCGCGGACGCCGAGCGATCTGCCCAGACTCAGGTCGACCCCACCGCCAAAGTTCCAGGCAAGGTTCGTGGAGCGAACGTCGAACGAACCGACGCCGACTTCGGTGCGCATCGCGCCTGCCCCGGCCTCCACGAACGGCACTGCGCTGGTGCGGCCAAGCGTCTCGCCAATCGGGAGGCGGTACTGCAGCCCGGCGTCGTACATGAGGACCCGGGTGTCGGCACCCACATCGAAGCCACCGATGATCGGCACACCGACTTCGAGGTTCGAAGCGGAATACGCCACGTTGCCGACAAAGGCGAGATTCGGGAGCAGGTCGATGCCGAGCTGCGCGCCGTAGACGGGCGCGCCGGCGTTGCGCACGCTCGTTCCCAGCGGGCCGTCGACGTAGCTGCCGAACTGCATGTACCCCGCGTACGGCGTGACGCGCGCAATCGACGGCGAGGTTCTGCGCTGCGCCTCGGCGCTCGATGCACAGACGACGAAGGCAAGCGTGGCAATGCTGACAAGACGAGCAGTCATGGAAGTCTCCTGGTGAATGCGACGGATTGCATCACACAGGAAGGGCAGGAGCGGTGCCAGGTCCATCCAGGCCCGTATGTCGTTGACTGCTCACGTCTTGCGTCAGACGTCGGTTCTCGAATGTCCTCGTGTCAGGACACGCGAGCGTCCCTGAACCTACGCTTCTCCTGTCGCGTCGCTCGGCCGGTCGCGCCTTCCGGTCGCTTCGGTTCCCAGTTCGTCCCATAGTCGCGCCGCGGCGGTCATACCTCTGACGAAGTTGTCGTCGCTGATCCATTCGTTGGGTGCGTGGGCATTTTCGCCGGGCAGCCCAAACCCCATCAGCAGGACCGGCGCGCTGAGGACGCGGGCAAAGTCATGAACCACCGGAATGGAGCCGCCCTCACCGGTGATCACCGGTGCCGTGCCAAACGCGAATTCGAGCGCCCGTCGCCCTGCCTCGAAGAGCGGACCGGACAGTTCGCCGCGCCATGGCATGCCGCCGTGCAGCGCGCGAACGCTCACGCGAACGCCGGAGGGCGCCACACGCTGGACGTGAGCGGTCAGTAACGACTCGATCGCGGCGGGCGTTTGGTCGGGCACGAGTCGGCAGCTCACCTTGGCCATCGCCCTGGAGGGGAGGACTGTCTTCGCGCCCTCACCCGTGTACCCGCTGAGGAGCCCGTTCACCTCGCACGTCGGCCGGCTCCAGATGCGCTCGAGCGTCGAGTAGCCTGCTTCGCCACCTAACGATTCCGCCCCGGTTTCGGCGCGGAAATGTTCCTCGTTGAACGGCAAGCGCTGCACCTGCGCGCGCACGGCGGGATCCCACGCCCGCACCGCATCGTAGAACCCGGGGATCGCGACGCGGCCGTCTGCGTCGTGAAAGCTCGCAAGGATGCGTGCCAGCGCCATCGCCGGGTTGATCACCGCGCCACCGTAGCTGCCCGAGTGGAGATCCGATGTTGGGCCTTCGACCTCGATCTGCAGGTAGGCAAGGCCACGCAGCGACGAGAGAATGGACGGCAGACCCGGCGCGAACATCGCCGAATCCGAGATCACGACGCCATCGCAGGCCAGTCGTTCCCGATGCGCCTCGACGAAAGTCGTCAGGTGCTCGCTGCCCACCTCCTCCTCGCCCTCGGCCAGCACAATGACGTTGCACGGCAGCACGCCGCGGGTCGCGAGGTGCGCTTCGATCGCCTTCACGTGCAGGAAGAGCTGGCCCTTGTCGTCGACGGAGCCGCGCGCATAGATGCGCCCGTCGCGGATCACCGGCTCGAAGGGCGGACTGTCCCACAGCTCCAACGGCTCCGCGGGCTGCACGTCGTAGTGGCCGTAGACGAGGATCGTCGGCGAACCCGGCGGCGCCTTGCGCCACTCACCCAGCACCACGGGATGCCCTTCGGTGGGGTGAAGGCTCGTCGACAGACCAGCGCGTTCCATGTTCGCACGCAACCACTCGGCCGCGCGGGCCACGTCGGCGGAGTGTTCGCTGCGTGCACTCACGCTCGGAATGCGCAGGAACGCAAACAGCTCATCGTGGGCCCGGCGCACGTTGGACGCGAGATAGTCGTAGGGCGAAGTCATGGTGTGGGCAACGGGAGGCGTAAGGTGTGCAGCGCGCGTCGCTCGGTGATGCGCGAGGTGCGGCGATCATGCATCGGCGTGCGGTCCAACGGGACAGGAGGAACGCCGATACGTCGTTCCATAAGATGCGGGCTCGGGTTCCCGACGTCGACCGCGCAGCTATTCTCCAGTCGACACCTCCAATTCGCAAATGTCGATTCTGCTTGCCGTTGCCATCGGCAGTGCCACCGGTGGAGTCGCCCGCTACGTCCTGAGCGGTGCGATCCAGTCCCGACAGACCGCCGCGTTCCCCTCGGGCACGCTGGTGGTGAACATCGTCGGCTCGCTGATTCTCGGCGCGCTCTGGAAACATGCCGCAACCAACCCGCAGCTCTCCCCTGAATTGCGCGTGCTCCTCGGCGCCGGATTCTGCGGCGGCTTCACGACGTTCTCTACCTTCAGCGTCGAGACCCTCGACTTGCTTCAGAATGGCACCCCCTGGCGAGCGGCAAGCTACGTGATGCTGAGTATCACCACTGGCCTGCTCGCAGCCACGCTCGGTGCAAAGATCGCTGGCCGGCCGTAGTCAGGCACCTCGACCAACACGCTGAGACGTTTCACGGTGCGCAGAGTCGACGCACCTCCGCGGCCCTCTCTTCGGCGTCCTGGGTGACGACGGGGACCTTGATGGAGACGTTATCGTCGGCCCCTGCGACGCCCGATACGCGCCCTCCATCGCGCAGCTCGCGGTCGCGATGTTTCAAGTCACCTTGTTCCCCGGCAACCACCTGATGCCCAACCGCCTGGCGACCGAAACCTCGCCCTACCTTCTGCAGCACGCGAACAATCCGGTCGACTGGTACCCGTGGGGGCCCGAGGCGCTGGAGCGTGCGAAGCGCGAAGATCGTCCTATCCTGCTTTCCATCGGCTACGCGGCGTGCCACTGGTGTCACGTGATGGAGCACGAGTCGTTCGAGAACGCCGCCATCGCACAGCTCATGAACGCGCAGTTCGTGAACATCAAGGTCGATCGCGAGGAGCGGCCTGACCTCGACGCGATCTACATGCAGGCCGTGCAGGCGATGACCGGCCAGGGTGGCTGGCCGATGACGGTGTTTCTCACGCCAGAGGGCGAGCCGTTCTACGGCGGCACCTACTTCCCGCCGACTGATCGGCACGGCATTCCGGGCTTTCCCCGGGTGCTGGAGGCAGTCGCGACGTCGTGGCGAACGGATCGTGCGCGTGCGGTCGAGGTTGGCGCGCGACTGCGCGAGATGTACTCGGCGGGCACGCGCGCCCTGCCGAGCGAAGGTGCGGTAACGGCAGCCACCTTCGAGCGGGCTTTTCGTGCGCTCGATGCGCAGTTCGACGAGCGCCACGCCGGTTTCGGCGGTGCGCCAAAGTTTCCGCCGAGCATGGCGCTCGAGTTCGTGCTCACGCACGGCGCGCGCACCGGCTCGGCGCGCGCGCTCGACGTGGCGCATCGCACCTTCCTGGCCATGGCGCGCGGCGGCATCTACGACCAGGTCGGTGGGGGACTCCATCGCTACAGCGTCGATGCCGCGTGGCTCGTGCCGCACTTCGAAAAGATGCTGTACGACAACGCGCTCTTCGTGCGTGCCGGCGTTCACCTGTGGCAGCAGACGCACGACGACGAGGTACGTCGCGTGGTCGAGCAGACCGTGGCGTGGCTCGGGCGCGAGATGACGTCGCCCGATGGTGGGTTCTACTCTTCGCTCGACGCCGACAGTGAGGGCCACGAGGGTCGCTTCTACGTCTGGTCGGCGGCGGACTTTGATGCGGTGCTTGGCGCGGACGCCCAGGTGGTTCGCGCGGCGTGGGGCGTGAGCCATGAGGGAAACTTCGAGGGCGCGAACATCCTGCACGTGGCCGCCGAGTCGCGCGTGGTGGCGGCGCGACTCGGGTGCGACGTGTCGATGGTGGAGGCGACGTTGGAGCGTGCGCGCAGCGCGCTCTACGCCGCGCGATCGCAGCGCATCTGGCCGGCGCTCGACGACAAGGTCCTCGGTGGCTGGAACGGGCTCATGTTGCGCGCGCTCATCGAGGTGGCGCGGGCCTTTGGCAGTGAGGAGGCGCTGCGACTCGCTCGGCGCAATGCGGTGTTCCTGCGTGACGTGCTGGTGCGCGACGGGCGCGTGTTGCGTTCATGGCGGGCCGGGCGCGTGCAGGAGGTTGGCTTTCTCGAAGACCAGGCCGCGGTGGCGCTCGCATTCATCGACGTCGCCGCCCTCACCGGGGACGCGAACTGGCTGGATCTTGGACGGCGCATCACCGCGCGCGCCGTGGCGGATTTCAGGGATGCGGCCGGGGTCTTCTTTGACACGCCGTATGACCACGAATCGCTGATCACACGACCACGCGACGTGACCGACAACGCACTGCCCGCGGGGTCGTCGCTGATGGCCGAATTGCTGCTGCGCCTCGCAGTGCTCGACGATCGAGAGGACTACCGTGCCATGGGGGCCGCGCTCGTGAACGGTCTCGCGAATGCGATGGGCGAATACCCCATGGGCTTCGGGCACCTGCTGGGCGCGGCGGACCTTGTCGTGCATGGGGCACTCGAGGTGGCGATCGTGGGGAACGCCGAGACACGCCGCCCGATCGAGGCCGCGTTAGGCGCCACCTTTGCGCCGTCGCTGGTGTGGGCGTGGAAAGCGCCCGGCGACCGGGACCACTCGGTGCTGACGCGTGACAAAGCCGGGGGTGATGGTGCCGTTGGTTACGTCTGCCGGCGGTATGCTTGCGCAGCCCCGACCGGGGATCCGAAGGTCCTGGTGGAGCAGGTCGAGGCCGCGTCCCGGCGAGTGTAGGGTCGCCGGGCCACGCAGGGCACATCCCTTGCACCTGCCGTTTCCGGCCCTGCGGTCGGTCGTCCATTCACGGAGTCAGTCCCCGGTCAAAATGACTCGCGTCCGCTAGCTTCCTGAGCGGTCGGGGCTTGGCGCAGGGCCCGGTGTCGAGCTGAGTGGCCGGCCCGGACTCGTCGCGGACTCGACGTCGCCTCCGTCGTACCAGATCCATGTCATTCATTCGCAAGGAATTGGGAGCCATCATGATCGGTGCTGCCGTTGCCCGCCGTCCGTTCCAGCTCGTCGCCGCCGTTGGGTTCCTCTGGGCCGCGGCCTGCACCACGGACGTCGCCCCGGTCGCCATTGCCTCCGTTGCCATCAACATCGCCAGCGATTCGATCCTGCCCGGCCGCACGCTGCAGGCGTCGGTTTTGGTGAAAGACGCGAGCGGGATCGAGCTCAGCGGGCGAAAGGCTACGTGGGAGAGCGCCTTCCCGAACATCGCGACCGTCTCAGCGACCGGCCTCGTCACTCCCGTGGCGACCGGCGTGACCCAGATCCGCGCGACCGTCGAGGGGCGCACAGCGGCAGTCAACATCAAGGTGCTCGAGAAAGTCACGCGCGTCGTCATCACGCCCCAGAACGACAACGTGGCCATTGGTCAGACGCGACAGCTCACCGTGACCGTGACCGGCGCTAACGGTGCCTCGATCTCCGGCCGCGTGGTGCGCTATCAGTCCAGCAATCCATCGGTGGCCATCGTGTCCGCGCAGGGCGTCGTGTCCGGCGTATCCAAGGGCACCACCACGATCCTGGCTGACGCCGAGCTCGACCAGGTGAACGGCACCGCCACGATCACG encodes the following:
- a CDS encoding 1-acyl-sn-glycerol-3-phosphate acyltransferase, giving the protein MSVLLRDRLGDPLPPDVRATLAPLERLHFEIALRMNREPIKGFWTQVQRWFGALAVRFLTRNLVREHGFAHVEAAIERGPVLLVANHRTYFDMFIVSSLLHRRLRRRLRLYFPVVGQYYYQSVVGMVLNQVAASWSMFPPLFALPTHGASDRYALDLLCDLCARGPGTVLGIHPEGGRNLNPDRYSFMRFQPGTGRIIHAARPIVVPVFIAGLSTHLGEQVRGNWRGGEDVRVWFGAPVDLDAHHALPGKGSTYKAIVDEVMAHVRGLAEQDRTAYHATGG
- a CDS encoding c-type cytochrome; translation: MKNRPHLSSRPVALVAVLALLAACKVEPRALAETTTADTASLPDPSPTRRVAFRIPQESEVRDTVVLRSVRRGRAMMLFTKDSLPRHVGNKLACTSCHQQAGTVKGALPWVGVYARFPQYRSRAGTTMIIEDRINDCFKRSLNGTPLVAESRDMRDIVAYMAFLSNGYPVGAEVDGQASPALTPLEADSTRGRLVFQGRCVRCHGGRGEGTVLAPPVWGAQSYNIGAGMARLRTAAAFIKARMPQDSAGVLTEQEAFDVARFVNSHSRPDFRGKERDWPRGDPPPDVAYQTDAARRKARKS
- a CDS encoding outer membrane beta-barrel protein, whose product is MTARLVSIATLAFVVCASSAEAQRRTSPSIARVTPYAGYMQFGSYVDGPLGTSVRNAGAPVYGAQLGIDLLPNLAFVGNVAYSASNLEVGVPIIGGFDVGADTRVLMYDAGLQYRLPIGETLGRTSAVPFVEAGAGAMRTEVGVGSFDVRSTNLAWNFGGGVDLSLGRSLGVRAMAKDYVGKVDLKDVANLNISSKRTHNVAFTVGLNVGF
- a CDS encoding dipeptidase, with product MTSPYDYLASNVRRAHDELFAFLRIPSVSARSEHSADVARAAEWLRANMERAGLSTSLHPTEGHPVVLGEWRKAPPGSPTILVYGHYDVQPAEPLELWDSPPFEPVIRDGRIYARGSVDDKGQLFLHVKAIEAHLATRGVLPCNVIVLAEGEEEVGSEHLTTFVEAHRERLACDGVVISDSAMFAPGLPSILSSLRGLAYLQIEVEGPTSDLHSGSYGGAVINPAMALARILASFHDADGRVAIPGFYDAVRAWDPAVRAQVQRLPFNEEHFRAETGAESLGGEAGYSTLERIWSRPTCEVNGLLSGYTGEGAKTVLPSRAMAKVSCRLVPDQTPAAIESLLTAHVQRVAPSGVRVSVRALHGGMPWRGELSGPLFEAGRRALEFAFGTAPVITGEGGSIPVVHDFARVLSAPVLLMGFGLPGENAHAPNEWISDDNFVRGMTAAARLWDELGTEATGRRDRPSDATGEA
- the crcB gene encoding fluoride efflux transporter CrcB, whose amino-acid sequence is MSILLAVAIGSATGGVARYVLSGAIQSRQTAAFPSGTLVVNIVGSLILGALWKHAATNPQLSPELRVLLGAGFCGGFTTFSTFSVETLDLLQNGTPWRAASYVMLSITTGLLAATLGAKIAGRP
- a CDS encoding thioredoxin domain-containing protein is translated as MPNRLATETSPYLLQHANNPVDWYPWGPEALERAKREDRPILLSIGYAACHWCHVMEHESFENAAIAQLMNAQFVNIKVDREERPDLDAIYMQAVQAMTGQGGWPMTVFLTPEGEPFYGGTYFPPTDRHGIPGFPRVLEAVATSWRTDRARAVEVGARLREMYSAGTRALPSEGAVTAATFERAFRALDAQFDERHAGFGGAPKFPPSMALEFVLTHGARTGSARALDVAHRTFLAMARGGIYDQVGGGLHRYSVDAAWLVPHFEKMLYDNALFVRAGVHLWQQTHDDEVRRVVEQTVAWLGREMTSPDGGFYSSLDADSEGHEGRFYVWSAADFDAVLGADAQVVRAAWGVSHEGNFEGANILHVAAESRVVAARLGCDVSMVEATLERARSALYAARSQRIWPALDDKVLGGWNGLMLRALIEVARAFGSEEALRLARRNAVFLRDVLVRDGRVLRSWRAGRVQEVGFLEDQAAVALAFIDVAALTGDANWLDLGRRITARAVADFRDAAGVFFDTPYDHESLITRPRDVTDNALPAGSSLMAELLLRLAVLDDREDYRAMGAALVNGLANAMGEYPMGFGHLLGAADLVVHGALEVAIVGNAETRRPIEAALGATFAPSLVWAWKAPGDRDHSVLTRDKAGGDGAVGYVCRRYACAAPTGDPKVLVEQVEAASRRV